The sequence below is a genomic window from Cryobacterium arcticum.
GGAAGGTTCGCTGGCGCATCCGTCGACGGAGGCTAGAAGCGCCGACTGGATCGTGAAGGGCACCTGGTCGCTGTACCACCTGGCCGACGTGATGTACTCGTCGAAACAGGGCCCGTTCCTGGTCACCGAGACCAACGCCTCGTCGATCGGGTTCTCCCAGCTCAACTTCTCGCCCTACGACGGCCAGTGGCGTCAGGCCGCCTGGGCGCTGGTGTCGCGCGGCGCGAGCATGATCGAGTACTGGCACTGGCACTCCCTGCACTTCGGCGCCGAAACCTACTGGGGCGGCGTGCTGCCGCACAGCCAGAAACCCGGCCGCACCTACCGGGAGATCGCCCGGCTCGGCGGCGAGTTCGCCGCGGCCGGCGCCGCGGTGGCCCGCGCCCGGCCCGACTACGACGTGGCCGTGCTCTACGACTCGGACAGCAAGTTCGCGCTGTCGGCGCAGGCCCCGTTCTCGGCGCCCGGGCAGTACTTCGACCCCGACTCCTACCGGCGCATCATCGCCGCCTTCGTGCGCGGCGCCTTCGACGCGGGTCTGCAGACCCGGCTGGTGCGCCCGCAACAGATCTTCCCCGGTCGTGCAACGGCCGGGGTCGACCAGCTCGAAGACGGTGACGCGGTCGCGTTCGCCAAGCGCTATCCGGTGCTGCTCGTGCCGGGGTTCTTCACCGCCGCGGACATCGAGCTGGACTGGCTCGACGCCTATGCGGCGGCCGGCGGGCATCTGGTGCTCGGCCCGCGGTCCGCGTACGCCGACCGGGAGGGCCGCGCCCGGCAGGACGTGCAGCCGGCCCGGCTGGCCGAGGCAGCGGGCGCCTGGTACGACGAGTTCGCCACGCTGCCCGAACCGGTTCCGGTGACGGATGCCGGCGGCGGCCTGGCGCTGTGGCCCGGCTCCGCCGCCACCGCCTGGCTCGACGGTCTCAGCCCCACCGGGGCGGATGCGCTGGTCGGCTACGAGCATCCGCACTTCGGGCGTTGGGCGGCCGTGACCAGTCACGTGCACGGGGCCGGCCGGGTCACCGTGGTGGGCACGGTGCCCAACCAGGCGTTGGCGCACTCCTTGGCCGCCTGGCTGGTGCCCGACCCGGTGGCCGGCTGGACCGGGCTGCCCGAGAGCGTCACCGTGACCACCTCGAGCGCGCCGGACGGCTCGCGGGTGTACTTCGTGCACAACTGGTCGTGGGCGCCCGTCACACTCACCGCTCCCACCCAGCTCAGCGACCTCATCTCGGGCAGCGCCCTCGACCACGGCTCCACCCTGGAGCTCGGCGCCTGGGACGTGCGCGTCTTCACCGACAGCGCCGCCGAGTAGTCCTTCTCTTCCCCTTTTCTGGTTCCCCCACTTCAGAACCGACCCCCACGAAAGCGATTCGCACCATGACGATCACCACCCCCGACGCCGCTGTCACCGACCCCACCGCTGTGCGCCTCGCGGCCCTGCTCGACCAGCTCACCCTGGAAGAGAAGGTGCTGCTGCTCACCGGCCGCGACTTCTGGACCACCGCGCCGATCGAGAAGATCGGCCTCCGCCGCATCCTGGTCTCCGACGGCCCGAGCGGCGTGCGTGGCGAGGTCTGGGATGAGCGTTCCCCGTCGCTGAACCTGCCGTCGTCGACGGCGCTCGGCGCCGCCTGGGACCCGGCCATCGCCCGCCGGTACGGCAACGTCGCCGCCGTCGAGGCCCGCCGCAAGGGCGTGGACGTGGTGCTCGGCCCGACCATCAACCTGCACCGCTCCCCGCTCGGCGGCCGCCACTTCGAGGCGTTCAGCGAAGACCCGCACCTCACTGCCAAGCTCGCCGCCGCCTATGTGGAGGGTGTGCAGGAGAACGGGGTGGGCGCCACCCCGAAGCACTATATCGCCAACGACTTCGAGACCGACCGGTTCACCGCGGACGTCGTCGTGTCTGACCGCGCGCTGCGCGAGCTGTACTTGCTCGCCTTCGAAGAGGCCATCACCGAGGCCCACGCCTGGCTCGTGATGAGCTCCTACAACTCCGTCAACGGCGCCACCGTTACCGAGAACGCCCTGCTCGAGACCCCGCTGAACTCCGAATGGGGCTTCGACGGTGTCGTGATCAGCGACTGGACCGCGGTGCGCAGCGTCAACAGCGCCCGCTTCTCGCAAGACCTGGTCATGCCCGGCCCGGCCGGCCCCTGGGGCGACGCCCTGGTGGCCGCCGTCACCGCCGGCGAGGTGGATGAGGCCGCGATCGACCGCAAGGTGCTGCGGCTGCTTACCCTGGCCGCCCGGGTGGGCGCGCTCGAGGGCTTCGAGCCGGCCGTCGCCGCGCCCGTGGTCGTCGAAGACGGCATCCGCTTCGCCAAGGAGGCCGAGATCGCTGGCAGCGTGCTGGTGCGGAACACCGGGGAGCTGCCCTGGGTCGCCGATACGCTGACGAAAGTGGCCGTGATCGGGCACAACGCCCGGTTCGCCCGCACCCAGGGCGGCGGCAGCGCCACCGTGCTGCCTGAGCGCGTGGTCACGCCGATCGACGGTCTGATCACCGCGCTGCCGAACGCGGAGGTGACCTACTCGGTGGGCGCCGTGGTGCAGGAAGGTATCGCCGAACTGCCGCTCGGCACCATCGTCAACCCGCACACCGACGAACCCGGCGCCCGGGTGCGTTTCCTGGACGCCGACGGCACCGAGCTGTTCGCCGAGGACCGCCGCGCCACCGCACTCGTGTGGTTCGGCGGCGACGCCCCGATCTCGGCATCCGCGGTGCTCGAATTCAGCACCCGCTACACGCCGGAGGAGACCGGCGAGGTGCTGCTCGGCTTCGCCGGTGCCGGCAATGGCCGCATCTACGTGGACGGCGCCCTGCTGCACGAGGAGCACGTGATCCCGGAGGGCACCGACCTGGGCGCCGCGTTCCTGTCGCCGCCCTCGGCGTCGGTGGCCGTGCAGGTGACTGCGGGCGAGTCGCTCGACCTCGTCGTGGAGTACGACATCGACCCGGAGGGCGCCCTGATGGGCGCGCTGTCGATCACCATCGGCATCGAACCCGACCAGTCCAACCCGGATGCGCTCATCGCGGAGGCCGTGGCCGCCGCGGCCGCCGCCGACGTGGTGGTGCTCGTCGTGGGCACCAACTCCAAGGTGGAGTCGGAGGGCTACGACCGTTCAGACCTCGACCTGCCCGGCCGACAAGACGACCTCGTGCGCGCCGTCGCCGCGGCCAACCCGCGCACCGTCGTGGTGGTCAACTCCGGCTCGCCGGTGCTGATGCCGTGGCGGGACGACGTGGCCGCGATCCTGCTCAGCTGGTTCGGTGGCCAAGAGTACGGCGACGCCGTCGCCGCGATCCTGCTCGGCGAGGCCGAGCCCGGCGGCCGCCTGCCCACGACCTGGCCGGCGACCCTCGAGGATGTGCCGGTGCTTGACGTCACCCCGGAGAACGGGATCGTGCGCTACGACGAGGGCATCCACATCGGCTACCGCGCCTGGCTGAAGGCCGGCACCGAGCCGGCCTACGAATTCGGCCACGGCCTGGGCTACACCACCTGGTCGCTCGACGACCTCACGGTGGACGGGTCCTCGCTGCCGGCCGTCGGCGCCACGACGGTGACGGTCACCCTCAGCAACACCGGCGAGCGGGCCGGCAAGCAGGTCGTGCAGGTCTACGCGTCCCGTGCCGACTCCACGATCGACCGCCCGGTGCGTTGGCTGGTCGGCTTCGCCGCCGTCTTCGCGGCCGCCGGCGAAAGCGTGAGCGTCGACATCCAGGTGCCGGAGCGCGCGTTCGCCGACTGGCAGGACGGCTGGCACTACGAGACCGGCTCGTACCTGTTCGAGGTGGGTACGAGCGTGACCGAGCTGCCGCTGTCGGCCTCGATCGTGCTGAACTGAGCGGCGTCATGAGCGACCTCTCCTGGCCGAACCCGCTGATCGCCGGGTTCTACCCCGACCCCAGCGTGGTGAAGGTTGGTGCGGACTACTACCTCGCCAACTCCACCTTCGAATACCTGCCCGGCATCCCGGTCTTCCACAGCACCGACCTGCTCGACTGGACCCAGATCGGTCACGTCGTCGAGCGCCCGGGCCAGCTCGCCTCGGCGCACGTGCCGACGCTGGGCGGAGCCTGGGCGCCGACCATCCGGCACCGCGACGGCGTGTTCTACGTGGTGGTGACGGATGCGATGGGCCGCGGGATGCTCATCTTCACCGCCACCGACCCGGCCGGGCCGTGGAGCGACGG
It includes:
- a CDS encoding beta-galactosidase, whose translation is MFASDEHDEAFAGIRFGAAYYHEYQPSPRLDTDLDLMQEAGFTVIRVGESVWSTWEPEPGVFDLDWLQPVLDGAHARGIGVILGTPTYAVPMWMKRLHPEVAGDSATGTPNHWGMRQEMDFTNPTFLFYAERIIRKIIARYADHPAVIGFQVDNEPGIRLLYNEGVFQRFTDDLRHLYGDVETLNREWGLVYWSHKLSTWADLWRPDGNFQPQYDLAWRRFQAKLVTEYIGWQADIVREYAAAQQFVTTCISYDQLGVEDVNLSANLEVASGNAYYEMEGSLAHPSTEARSADWIVKGTWSLYHLADVMYSSKQGPFLVTETNASSIGFSQLNFSPYDGQWRQAAWALVSRGASMIEYWHWHSLHFGAETYWGGVLPHSQKPGRTYREIARLGGEFAAAGAAVARARPDYDVAVLYDSDSKFALSAQAPFSAPGQYFDPDSYRRIIAAFVRGAFDAGLQTRLVRPQQIFPGRATAGVDQLEDGDAVAFAKRYPVLLVPGFFTAADIELDWLDAYAAAGGHLVLGPRSAYADREGRARQDVQPARLAEAAGAWYDEFATLPEPVPVTDAGGGLALWPGSAATAWLDGLSPTGADALVGYEHPHFGRWAAVTSHVHGAGRVTVVGTVPNQALAHSLAAWLVPDPVAGWTGLPESVTVTTSSAPDGSRVYFVHNWSWAPVTLTAPTQLSDLISGSALDHGSTLELGAWDVRVFTDSAAE
- a CDS encoding glycoside hydrolase family 3 protein — its product is MTITTPDAAVTDPTAVRLAALLDQLTLEEKVLLLTGRDFWTTAPIEKIGLRRILVSDGPSGVRGEVWDERSPSLNLPSSTALGAAWDPAIARRYGNVAAVEARRKGVDVVLGPTINLHRSPLGGRHFEAFSEDPHLTAKLAAAYVEGVQENGVGATPKHYIANDFETDRFTADVVVSDRALRELYLLAFEEAITEAHAWLVMSSYNSVNGATVTENALLETPLNSEWGFDGVVISDWTAVRSVNSARFSQDLVMPGPAGPWGDALVAAVTAGEVDEAAIDRKVLRLLTLAARVGALEGFEPAVAAPVVVEDGIRFAKEAEIAGSVLVRNTGELPWVADTLTKVAVIGHNARFARTQGGGSATVLPERVVTPIDGLITALPNAEVTYSVGAVVQEGIAELPLGTIVNPHTDEPGARVRFLDADGTELFAEDRRATALVWFGGDAPISASAVLEFSTRYTPEETGEVLLGFAGAGNGRIYVDGALLHEEHVIPEGTDLGAAFLSPPSASVAVQVTAGESLDLVVEYDIDPEGALMGALSITIGIEPDQSNPDALIAEAVAAAAAADVVVLVVGTNSKVESEGYDRSDLDLPGRQDDLVRAVAAANPRTVVVVNSGSPVLMPWRDDVAAILLSWFGGQEYGDAVAAILLGEAEPGGRLPTTWPATLEDVPVLDVTPENGIVRYDEGIHIGYRAWLKAGTEPAYEFGHGLGYTTWSLDDLTVDGSSLPAVGATTVTVTLSNTGERAGKQVVQVYASRADSTIDRPVRWLVGFAAVFAAAGESVSVDIQVPERAFADWQDGWHYETGSYLFEVGTSVTELPLSASIVLN